The window ACTCCTCTCCTCTTTGCCAAAATGTGCGGGTGCGGGTCGACAGTGCACAGCTCCCATCCCAGCAGCCCCACCAAAACGTATTAAACCAGCCCACGAAATGTTCGGTGGGTGATAGCATTCACGGGCTTCTGCCTCTCGTTCTGGTGCTGAGCCTTGCCACCTCGCCCCTTTCGATATCCGACGTGCATGCTGGCGATGGCTGGGCGGAGTTCACGCTCACGGCACAGGAGAGCACCAGCGTGCGCGCCACCGTGCTCGATGAGGACGGGGATGTGGTGATGGCCCGCACAATTCCGATGGCTGGCGGGGTGGCGCACAGGGTGCTCACGTGGCGCCCGCTGGAGCAGGGCTCATATGTGCTCGTGCTCGATGCCAATGGGACGAGTGTGAGCTACCCATTTAGCGTGCGAAGGCCAGTGCTCTCTGGCTTCAGGGTGTCCAGCACCTTTGCATCCTCCGAGGGGTGCACGCTGGTGCTCTCCCCCACCTCCACCGAGATGCGTCTCGTGGACATCACGTTCCAGCTGCTCGTTGGGCATGACGGGGTGTACGAGCCCGTTGAGCAGCACACCAACACCTCCATCCCAGTGGCGCAGCCCACGGTGGTGCACCATCGATGGAGGTCGGTGCTCGCCGATGGCAGAGAGTATGCGGCGAGGATGAGGGTGAGCGCCCATGGCGAGGGCATCATGGCATCGTACATCGTGCCCTTCACGGCGAGGATGGATGCCGAGATATCAGAGGTGTATGCGGACGAGGACGGCGTGAGCATCACGGTGCAGGGAAGGAGCATGGTGCCCCTCGATGCGCTCGTGGAGGCAGAGGTGAGCAATGCCACCCGCACGGTGCGGGAGAGCACCCCATGCCCCTACATCACGCTGGGCTCCGACTCTGTGGACGTGATGTGGAGCGAGCGCCTATCCCCCGGAAGGTATGGTGTTGTGGTGCGCATCCTCTCCCATGGCGAGGAGCTCGACCGCTTTGAGGGCGTGCTCGAGGTGGAGCAGAGGGCACGCCCCTCCCCGCCCCCAGCCACCCCAGCATCGGATGGCATGGGCGTCCTTCTCACAGCCCTTGGGGTGCTAATCGCCCTGCTGCTCAGGAGGTCGTAGCCTACGAGGCCAGAGCTGTTCATCGCACTTCGGCACATCACCACAAGAAGGCGCCAGAGCGCCCTCTCGGCGGTGGCGATAGCGGCTGGGCTCGCGATATTCATCGTGATGAACGCCATGATGGTGGGCTTCACAGAGGAAATAATAGACCTCACGGTGGAGAGCTCACCGAGCGTGGTGGTGCTGCCCAAGCCAGACGAGGAGTACATCCACCTGTACCATGGGCTGGAGCGCTATGTGCTGGGCATCGAGGGTGTAAGCGAGGCATCTCCCGTGCTGCTCCAGCAGGCAGTTGCCACATACAAGCACAACAGCAGGGGGGTGTCCGTGAAGGGGATAGACCCTCCACGTGCGGTGGGCGTGCTGCCCTATGAGGAGAAGATGCGGGAGGGCACCATATATGCCATATCCTCGGAGCACTCGGTTATACTGGGGGATGCCCTCGCCCAGCACCTCGAGGTGGACGTGGGAAGGGACATCACGCTGCTCGTGCCCTCTGGAGCACGCGCCCAGCTCAAGGTGGTGGGCATAGTGGACACAGGCACGCCAGAGGACGAGGTGCTCGTGCTGATGTCCCTCGGGGGTGCCCAGAGGCTGTTTCACACTGGGGACGTGATAACGAGCCTCGAGCTGCGCACATACGACATCCATGCCGCACAGGGGGTGGCAGAGCGCATACGCCACGACACGGGCTATGCTGCCAAGAGCTGGATAGAGATGAGCGCCGACATATTCAGGACGATAGAGATGGAGGGCACATTCATGGCACTGTTCTCGGTGTTCATCATGGTCATCGTGGCGCTCGGCATCGCAAACTCGCTGCTCATGATGGTGTTCGAAAAGACCAGGGACGTGGGCATGCTCAAGGCGATGGGAGCCACGGGAGGGCACATACGCAACATATTCCTGCTGGAGAGCGTGCTGCTCGCACTCTTCGGGATGGCGATTGGCACGCCCATTGGCGTGCTGCTCTCCCATGCAGTATCGCTCTATCACATCACCGTGCCCAGCGATATCTACATGGTGAGCACACTGCCCGTCGCACTTAGGCTGCGGGACGTGGTGCTCATCGACCTGTTCGTGCTCGCAATCACCGTGGTGGCTGGGGTGTATCCAGCGACAAGGGCGGGCAGGCTCGACCCGGTGGAGGCGCTGCGGTATGAGTGAGATAGTGCGGGCCGTGGGGCTGCACAAGGTGTACACGAATGGTGCGAGCACGCACGTGCTCAAGGGGCTTGACCTCGTGGTGCAGAGGGGGGAGATGGTCGCCATCATGGGACCCTCTGGGTGTGGAAAGAGCACGCTGCTCAACATACTGGGCTGTCTGGACAGGCCCACCGAGGGGGAGGTGTACATTCGTGGGGTGGACACCTCCACGCTGAACGACGATGCGCTCGCACATCTTCGGTGCACCACGATGGGGTTCGTGTTCCAGCACCACAACCTGCTGCCCGAGTTCAGTGCCCTCGAGAACGTGATGGTGCCAGCCCTCATTGCGGGCATGGGGCAGAGGGAGGCATCGATGCGGGCACAGTGGCTGCTCGAGGAGGTTGGGCTCTCCCCCAGGATGCACCACAGGCCCGCAGAGCTATCGGGTGGTGAGAGCCAGCGGGTGGCAATCGCACGTGCGCTCATGAACGAGCCAGAGGTGGTGCTCGCAGACGAGCCCACGGGCAGCCTCGACACAGCCTCTGCCTCTGTGGTGGTGGAGCTCATGCACGAGCTGAACAGGAGGGGATACACGTTCCTTCTGGCAACGCACAGCGAGAGGCTCGCACGGGGATGCTCGAGGGTGGTGCGGATGGTGGACGGCCGTGTGGTGGACGAGTAGCTTTTATACATCGTCCCCGCTCTTCCACACATGCACGAGCTCGAGAGGGTGCTGGGGTATGAGTTCAGGGACGGAAGGCTGCTCACAAGGGCACTTACGAGAAAGGCGTATGCAAGGGAGCACGGGCTGTCCGACGAGGAGCATCAGGAGGCACTTGCCACGCTGGGCGATGCGGTGATGGACGTGGTGGTGCTCGAGGAGCTCATACGGAAGGGAGTGGAGAGCAAGGGGGAGCTTTCGAGGCGAAGGGCAAGGGCGGTGTATCGTGAGAGCCTGAACCGCATAGCAAGGGAGATGGGGCTCGAGCGCTACGTGCGGTTTGGTGCTGGGGAGAGGGCGAGCGGTATATGGGAGCACTCCCACCACGTGCTCTCAGAGTGCCTCGAGGCTCTCATCGGGGCGGTGTATCTCGATGGAGGGATGGAGGAGGCTGGGAGGGTGGTGAGGAGGGTTGTACGTATTTCCTAAGGGCTAAGCGACCGCCACATCACCACATAGTAAACTTTAACTATCTACCTGTCAAACAAACTATCGGTACTCTATTGGGTAGTCTTGGAAGAAGGATGCGAAGAGAACCCTTTTCATAGGGAGAGGGTGCGATGGTGTTGAAGATAGAGAGTATGATAGGGGAAAGGGAGCGCTACCTATTGACGATACTAAAGCACGTCGGAAAGATAGAGGGGCGCACTCGATTTCAAAAAATGATTTTTCTAGGGCAAGAGGAGCTTGGGCTGCCTCAGCTTTTTGACTTCTCAATACATTACTATGGCCCGTACTCGGTGGAGCTGACAAGGGCGATTGAGCGTTTGCTCTCACAAGGCTACATAGTAGAGGAC is drawn from Methermicoccus shengliensis DSM 18856 and contains these coding sequences:
- a CDS encoding ABC transporter permease; this encodes MTTRRRQSALSAVAIAAGLAIFIVMNAMMVGFTEEIIDLTVESSPSVVVLPKPDEEYIHLYHGLERYVLGIEGVSEASPVLLQQAVATYKHNSRGVSVKGIDPPRAVGVLPYEEKMREGTIYAISSEHSVILGDALAQHLEVDVGRDITLLVPSGARAQLKVVGIVDTGTPEDEVLVLMSLGGAQRLFHTGDVITSLELRTYDIHAAQGVAERIRHDTGYAAKSWIEMSADIFRTIEMEGTFMALFSVFIMVIVALGIANSLLMMVFEKTRDVGMLKAMGATGGHIRNIFLLESVLLALFGMAIGTPIGVLLSHAVSLYHITVPSDIYMVSTLPVALRLRDVVLIDLFVLAITVVAGVYPATRAGRLDPVEALRYE
- a CDS encoding ABC transporter ATP-binding protein, which translates into the protein MSEIVRAVGLHKVYTNGASTHVLKGLDLVVQRGEMVAIMGPSGCGKSTLLNILGCLDRPTEGEVYIRGVDTSTLNDDALAHLRCTTMGFVFQHHNLLPEFSALENVMVPALIAGMGQREASMRAQWLLEEVGLSPRMHHRPAELSGGESQRVAIARALMNEPEVVLADEPTGSLDTASASVVVELMHELNRRGYTFLLATHSERLARGCSRVVRMVDGRVVDE
- a CDS encoding ribonuclease III domain-containing protein, which produces MHELERVLGYEFRDGRLLTRALTRKAYAREHGLSDEEHQEALATLGDAVMDVVVLEELIRKGVESKGELSRRRARAVYRESLNRIAREMGLERYVRFGAGERASGIWEHSHHVLSECLEALIGAVYLDGGMEEAGRVVRRVVRIS